One Pyrus communis chromosome 4, drPyrComm1.1, whole genome shotgun sequence genomic region harbors:
- the LOC137732351 gene encoding photosystem II reaction center proteins PsbY, chloroplastic-like, with translation MAATMATMAIINVKCLSSTTIPKVATKLTAAKPTSLLSFQNLPKGLTLSKPIELSNMSPSLAGTAIAGAIFSTLSASDAALAAQQVAQIAEGDNRGLALLLPIIPAIAWVLFNILQPALNQINRMTNKSVVVGLGLGGLAASGFVSTPEASAGEIAMIAADAAGDNRGQLLLFVVAPAILWVLYNILQPALNQINRMRS, from the coding sequence ATGGCAGCGACCATGGCAACAATGGCAATAATCAACGTAAAGTGCTTGAGCTCCACCACCATCCCCAAAGTCGCCACCAAGCTAACCGCCGCAAAGCCCACCTCCCTCCTCTCATTTCAAAACCTACCAAAAGGTCTAACCCTCTCAAAACCTATTGAACTCTCCAACATGTCCCCTTCCCTCGCCGGCACCGCCATCGCCGGAGCCATCTTCTCCACCCTGAGCGCCTCCGACGCCGCCCTGGCCGCCCAGCAAGTCGCCCAAATCGCCGAAGGCGACAACCGCGGGCTCGCCCTCCTGCTGCCCATCATTCCCGCCATCGCTTGGGTTCTGTTCAACATTCTCCAACCGGCTCTCAACCAAATCAACCGCATGACAAACAAGAGCGTGGTCGTCGGGCTCGGGCTTGGTGGGTTGGCTGCGTCCGGGTTTGTCTCGACGCCCGAGGCGTCCGCCGGCGAAATAGCCATGATTGCTGCTGATGCCGCCGGTGACAACAGGGGGCAGCTGTTGCTGTTTGTGGTGGCTCCGGCGATTCTGTGGGTGCTGTACAACATTCTACAACCGGCTTTGAACCAAATCAACAGGATGAGGTCTTAG